CGAccgggaaaccctacccggaaaCGGAGGAACCGGGTCAAAAGGACCCGCGGCCCGGCCCCGGCCTCCTCTCTCCTTCGTTTGCTCGCGGCGCGGTGGGAGGGACCGAGGCGTCACGGGCAGACGGCAACGACGGCGCGATGACGAAATAGACGGTGATGAGGGCGGCGACGGCGTTGACAATGGAGACGACGGCGACGACAGTGGAGACAACGACGACAATCCGCTCAGCGAGGACGACTGACAATGGGTCTGTGATGGGGGTTTCAGTGGCGGCACGGTTCGAAAAGGGGGAAGATGCGACGGCGGCGACACGACCGGCAGTGGTGATGGTTACCGTTACCTGTCTGTGATGAGGTGGCGAACGGTGGCGGTGACAGGAGGTAGTGACGTCGGCCCCGTAGCTCCTAGATCTGGCGTGGCGTCGGCGGATCGATCGTGACGCGGCTCAACGAGGGGTCTCGGCTTCTCAGATCTGGTCCTTCGGAACCTCCTCTCTCCGGCTTCGACTTTCTACGGCCACAGCTTCTCCGGATCTGGCCCTCCTCTCTGATTTCTCTCTCACTCAACCTCCACACGCTCGGATCTCTCCCCTTCGGGCTCGCTTGCCGCtggcctcccctgaagtctctcggagggaggtcgaTCGAGCTTCGCGACCCGATTTCTCGCGTGCTCGCTCGTTGATTCTCCCTaaagtctctcaagggaagaTCTCCGAGTTCGCCGTGTCCTTCGACGGAGGTGGTGcctcgctatttataggcgagggggcagccggtcgacggggcttcgaccgccggtcttcACATGCCGAACGGACGCCtgcggccgaaccggcgtcccatcctcGCTTATCTAGCgaagcgtgctcggcattgaaggcaGCCATTCATGGCGCCTGAGATTTGtcatctccggccgacgtcggcctaccctCCTCGGCTGTAGGTTGTCTTCGAGCGCGTGTGTTGCAGAGGCGTAgggagaagaagggagaagaaggaagaagaagaggagaaaaggggCTGGGTGAGGGGAAAAAAGTGGGCTCTAGGCCtacgtggaaaagaaaaagaagagggggTCAAGGCGCGAAGGCTCGGCCCCGATGGGCTgcgattttttttgttttcttttacttcttcctttttttggtgtttttgttatttgttttgtttattatccgaaaaaaaagggaaaaatacaTAAGTAAAGAAACTAAGGTcaaattaataacctaatcaaaattttaggtgtcaacagctgcccctctttgaaggtgagttcacagaggttgcattcaaagataaacctgatacctaaattttgtctatacatatgcaatagattatatgATATTTAGGACCTAGTGTCCCATGcagaaaatgagcaatataacattgcatatactaagacagataagaagatacctgtagttacttaccgggagtgagtgagatagggtgtgaaccccgagttttggcaagtatcaaggcgtcatcttactgttgcatgaggagattgcttctctaggacccgaaccattcttcggtcgcctattggagcaataagtggtttgtctaggatccgaacctttcttcggtcgccttgacgggaattgcttttccagacccgaacctttcttcggtcgcctgttagagcaataagttggtttgtctaggacccgaacctttctttcgTCTTGACGGGAAttggacccgaacctttcttcggtcacctgttagagcaataagtggtttgtctaggacccgaacctttcttcagttGCCGTGacaagaaattgcttttccaggacccgaacctttctttggtcacctgttagagcaataagttggtttgtctaggacccgaacctttcttcggtcgccttgacggggaattgcttttcgggactcgaacctttcttcggtcgctgttagagcaataagtggtttgtctaggacccgaaccttccttcggtcgccttgacggggaattgcttttctaggacccgaacctttcttcggtctccttgacggggaattgcttttccaggacccgaacctttcttcggtcgcctgttagagcaataagttgtttgtctaggacccgaacctttcttcggtcgccttgacggggaattgctttccaggacccgaacctttcttcggtcgcctgttagagcaataagttggtttgtctaggacccgaacctttcttcggtcgccttgacgggagatgcgctgacctttctcagggcatctgtttgttgggagatagtacctggacgatcacaggtacaaactcttgggggatacctggatgatcacaagtattgaaggggtacttggatgatcgcaagtacaaactcttgggggatacctggatgatcacaagtataaaaggggtacctggacgattacaggtacaaactctttggaggatacctggatgatcacaagtatcaaaGGGGTACCGGACGAttacaggtacaaactctttggagatacctggatgatcacaagtatcaaaggggtacctggacgatcacaggtacaaactcttgggggatacctggatgatcacaagtatcggtACTCTGGGACAACCCGTacaggtcgagtgtcgataAGAGGAAGTACCCGGCaagtggtaggtactttaagacaaatggggatagaaatatgcttacctggcaatatctctgatctctgagagtatgtctgttatttgcacaatatacacacatgattgtatgtgttgtaaattcatgagttcaaataagattcatgcatgataattttgtcagttttgcatcatttgatttccactggggaagattttgaaagacaaccttcatttagaatgtagatgtcttgagcatgccagatgagggacttttagtctgaaaggactttccgctcactctcatggaaaaggctatcctgactaTTGATgtaggatttataaggaccacactatctcactgtcatcatgtcagcaggggtccgagtattctcgcaaacagtacgactttaccaatgtgagaggtctttgtcaaaactgtgatgaagtcttggtcagcggctcatcaaaggggaccatcaaggttgaagctgatggacgAAATTGTTGCACGATCATttctgggtttacaagtcaagaaccctgtgaaaagagatagagtaatcttgctcgtacttcttcgagcgatgtttatgcacatatgaaatcctacattaattgaagtgcccctagtctgaagagacttttacaatgggatgcaatgtaggcttgattcatgtgtaaaaaggtgagagctggtgattgccttggcatttgtcactagtttttcttctcactgtcaaataGAGGTTCTATGGACTacaacagcaacattttcttggctgtatttttgactgggggacattggccttgcttttaccaggcactggctttttcatgcccctatttttattctagttcttcatttatgggcattgaccttgcttttaccaggtacactgtttttttttttatgcccatgttttttcattcttgttgcttgagagctgatcttgacaagttcaagcaaacgcctttgttagactattgagtcttcatcttttgccgGCGCTTTTGATTATGCTGCTCAAACGGCGGTAGCTTcgctttgcctccatgtgagggtgaatttgagactcaattgagttgtacaatagatacaagtgcgtaaagaaagaattgttcttcatgactctagggcacttaaattaatgcgagtgttcatatgcaataaagacacctaaagattgatgcaagtgcgagcaagaaaactatctctcttctcaccttgtgatgctacTTCACCTCCgatctgccccagtgtggggtggttcttgacaagAATAGGACAGAAATTTCatcagtgtatggggctcaatggggtgagcaatgaaatgcctctcactgttttggttatcgtaccattcgcgagagaactctttaccctgcagtcatggaatcttctgcactcatctcacaagtgtatagatgggggactgtgtgtaggaaatggcttgcctttcatcattctgacgcgcctcatccagcatgctcaattaatcttctattcttcacttagctgtctattctaataatcctcagtggaatcagtgacttagataggcaaaatcatcatgcataattcatctggaaatgacatgcaacatttcgaatatgatggagttttgaactcttcaaaacaagtgaatggttttgactcaaaaaagaccctattgacaactttaggggctaacataatggtgtttccaaatatgttagattttgaacatcaaaagggttatttgcAAAGGGATGTcaatggttgtccctattgatttagggatatgacacatgaatgatcagccaaggattgggaatctgatcgggcatctctgcttttgcccctgcagatagaagatgtacaagtagatcaattagacAGGCCCAAAATTAAAGGTGAATTGAGGCCTGAAGGATCTCTGTCCTTTGCTTTGGCgatacttgagacgccattttgcttgcgagagtttgtcatgcctctcattgatctgttatctttgtttttgacagtcggGTGATCCTACAAAAGATAGGAAAGAATGTGTCAATCACGATTTTTCACAGGAGTTTAAACAACTGGGagcgatacaacattacccttcactgctttgcagatgattggatgGACCCGAAATGTGAgtgggacacgaagtcctatatCTTTTGCTTCGTTAGATCACTTGCTTTCTCGTAATTTGCAAGCGCAAGAGAagcaaaattttttttattatttttttctactaagcggctaactgccgcgtcggggattcgaacccccgacTTCGGACCATTTCGCTTCTTCTCGGATACCACTCGGCTAAAGGTGCCGACGGTGTTCGTAGGgcgctgttttttttttcatttaaccgACTCGGTTCCTGGACGTCACGtcctttcataccaagttagGTATGGGTCATTTGATTTGTCCAAATTAATCATTAAGCTTGCTTCTTGAATCCTATGCTTCCTGttaataggagaaaatatgtcaaaagtgagttCAGATACTatgagtattggaaacgataccaaattactcttccccAAAGTTTATATTTGCTGACTCCTGgggatatttgaatgtcaatGACGGCCTTTTGTTTTCGACACAGTTCAATGTCTATTTTGATTGGCCCTCCTCATTTGTGGCCCTGTGTACATGATTGATGATTTACAATGCCTTCATTCTGTGGAATTCTGTCCTTGACCATATGACCATTAGCAGCATaaagtcatgtacttcaagcttctatggaatctgatatggacaatcaaaacctctaaTTTCTCTGATGGGaattacttcttgcgagagcCTGCGTCTGGAACAAAAAGTGAAGCTTCCAGATTCTAAGATTGTTGACTGGGACAGAAGGTTCCTTCTAACCAGACCAGTTCTTGAATGACGCGTCCTTTACACCGAGTTGggcgaaattgacatggatTACTCTTACGAGTCTGCCTGGGTAATGTCGATTTGCTCAAGTTATGCTATTGAATTTGCTATTTGATTTTCGACACTTCTTTAAATGCTGGTgattatcattcatttttcttcatcgagtcaaccaaacacacattttttatgatggtggaaatacatcactcatatataaaGGTGCATAGGCATTTTCATTCTGATAGAGAAGTGCTTGGCAATGCCAGACAATGAACATCTTTCAAGGGTAGCACTTTTTCACAGCATCGGAATTAACTGGTTTAGAGAATTCTCGCCCATCCATCTCAGTTAGGATCAAGGTTCCTCCGAggagtatcttctttattaCATAAGGACCCTTGTAATTTGGGGCGAACTTGCCTCCGGGCTCTAGAAAGATTGGCAGTGTCTTTCTCAAGACTAGCTCGTTTACCTCAAAGTGCTTGGGTCGTaccttttgattgaatgatCGAGCTACCCTCTGCTGGTAACACTGACCATGACAGAGGGCTTTCAGTCGCTTTTCGTCGATCATATTCAGTTGCTCAAgcctttgttgtgtccattcttccttggacaatcctgcttgggataaaattcgcagggaagggatttctacttccacgGGCAAAACCGCCTCCATGCCGTAAACTAGGGAAAAAGGCGTTGCCCCAGTGGAAGTTCGAATCGAAGTTCGATATGTTGTTAGTGCGAAGGGTAACCTCTCATGCCAGTCGCGGTAGTTTTCAGCTGTCTTGGATAGGATTCTCTTGATATTCTTGTTGGCGGCTTCCacggctccattcatttgtggacgaTAAGGGGATGAGTTCagatgttggattttgaactcagaaaacaattgatcaatcaacttgttgTTTAGGTTTGACCCATTGTCGGTGACGATAGCTTCCGGTATGCCATAacgggcgattatgtcacgtttgatgaactTCATAACGTTTCGTGCAGTTACGCTTGCATAGGATGCGGCctcgatccattttgagaagTAATCGATTGCGACCAAAATGAATCGGTGCCCGTTTGATGCCTTCGGATTGATTGGGCCAATTACatcgatgccccacattgaaaatggaCACGGCTTAGATAACTGATGCAATTCAGttggagggacatttatcttgtcccCGTGAATCTGACAACGATGACAGCTTCGCACATGCTGGGCATAATCGCCCTCTAAGGGGAGCCAATAATAACCtaatctcattattttcttagcCAACATACGTCCATTCATGTGAGGGCCACATACTCCCTCATGTATTTGTTGCATTATTTGTGCGGCTTCATTTGCATCCACACACCTTAACAGGATTGAGTcatatgatcttttgtacaaattttcactGCTGACGAAGAACCTCGAAACCATTTTCACTAGGTATTTTCGATCCGAGGGAGTGCTTTCTTTAGGGAATTCCTGCTTCTTGACATATTTCATGATATCATAATACCAGGGTTTCCCGTCGGGTACTTCAGTTATAGTCATGCAATGAGCTTGTCTTGCCAGGACTTCAATCTTCAAAGGCTCCACTTCTAACCCTTCTATTACTTGTAACATAGATGATAACGTTGCTAGCGCATCAGCGAACTGATTATGAATTCTAGGTAGGTATTCAAACGAGACGTCCTGGAATTCTCccaccaattcttccaagtaTTCGTGATAAGGTACAAGTTTGGCGTCTCTTGTCTTCCACTCGCCCACATTCTGGAGAATAATTAAGGCGGAGTCACCAAACACTTTTAGTTTTGTTATTTCCATTTCAATAGCCGCCTGCAGGCCgaggatgcatgcttcatattcaGCTATATTGTTGGTGCATGGAAATATCAATTTTGTAGCCACAGGATAATGCTGCCCATTTGGGGATATCAAGACTGCCCCGGTGCCGGAACCTGACAAATTTACAGCTCCGTCGAAGAACATAGTCCATGTGTCCTCTTCTATTGTTGAAATTCGGTCGTCTGGGGAATTATCCTCGCGTTCTTCTTTAGGGCAATCTGctaacatatcagcaatcacccgacctttaactgatttttgcgaCATCACTTGGATGTCAAATTCTGAGATCATGATTTgtcatttggccaattttcccacCAATGCCGGGCGACCGAGCAAATACTTGATCGGGTCACTCTCAGTTACAAGGAATGTTAGGTAATGCAAAGTGTACAGCCGGAGTCTGTGCAACACCCATACCAACGTAGCGCATGTTTTTTCTGATTTGGAGTAGTTTTGCTCCGATGTGGTGAActttttactcaaatagtaaatggctCGCTCCTTCCCATCATGGGGGCCCTTCTgtgccaacattgcacctaggGATTCACTGTTGATGGTAAGGTAGAGAGTCAAAGGGTGTCCTGGAGTCGGGGGTACTAAAACTGGGGGTTTCATCAGGTACTGCTTTAGATTTTCGAACGCCAGGCGGCAGTCGTCATCCCATTTGATTTGTGCATCCTTCCTGAGAAGCttaaagaaaggttttgcagtttcagaaagttgggaaatgaatcgcgcaatgtaatttaatcttcctAGGAGGCTCAGGACTTCTTTTACAGTCGAGGGAGGAGGCATCTCAAATATCGCCTTGGTTTTTGACGGGTCTACTTCTATCCCTTCACAGCTCACAATGAACCCAAGTAATTTGCCAAAAGTTGCCCCCGAACACACATTTTGCCGGGTTCAAGCGCAACTTGAACTGGCGAAGCCGATCGAATAATTTCTCTACGGTCTTCACATGGTCTTCTCCATGTCTGGTTTTGGcgatcatgtcatcgacatatacttcaatttctttgtgcatcatgtcatggaaaagggtgACCATGGCACGTTGGTAAGTTGCTCCTGCATTTTTcaggccaaaaggcatgaccttGTAGTGGAAGGTTCCCCATGGAGTGATGAATGCcgttttttctttgtcttcttctttcatccttatttggttgtatcctgagaatccatccatgaaagagaaaagtttgaatccagCAGTACTATCCACAAGAACGTCTATGTGGGGTAGCGGGAAATCATCTTTTGGACTTGCTTTGTTCAAGTCGCGGTAGTCAACACAAACCCGAATTCGACCACCCTTCTTCTTTACTAGTATAACGTTTGCTACCCAACTGGGGTATCGTGAGACTTCGAGGAAACCTCTTTGAggagcttcattacttcttcttcaatcttttttgacaattccGGCTTGGTTCTTCTTAGTCGTTGCTTCTTGGGGGCTACATCAGGGTTGGTTGGCAAGCTATGCTCCACGATCATTGGATCAAGGCCTGGCATATTGGCATATGACCATGCAAATACGTCTTGATACCTCTTTAGGAGGGCAATTAAGCTTGCAGCTTCTTCTTTAGGAAGGTTCGCGCCGATCTTTATCTCCCTTGGACCTTCTGTGCTACCTAAATTGACAATGACGGTGTCTTCAGTAGTAGGGGGCCTTGCTTCTTCGTGGCGCTCCCAATTCCGTTGAATTTCAtcggaatcatcaaaatcatcatccgAGTCTTTAGAATTGCTATCATGGCTACTTACGGTGTTGGTTTGGACCGTTCCCATACCCTCGCCTGCCGCTAGATTATTCCTGTGTCATAGAGTAGATAAATAAGGTTAGTAGCatgcatgcttctttcttttgaaaaggtgaTAAATTGCTCTTGAAGATTTAGGACAAGGAAACATGAGGAGACCCAGGcctcagatttcttctttcatttgatggctggctatcatcaacgggccggtttggtgtgtctcctcacgccctcaaaatgttttcaactttatttattagtagaCAGATTTACAaggtgatttcaaaaaatagttccttgagtggaactgatgttgaaaacaaaacaagccagACTTTAAGAAATATGTACAGGCTCCCACGTAGGGGAGTATGCAATGGaattaaaaagggttctactCGAGCGGGCCTGCACCTATTTCCCCTGACAGTCCTTCGTTGATAGCGCCCACGAAGAAGTCTTCATACCAGTCACCAGTCACGCCTCCTTGTGCTCCCAGCTTTGTGAATTTCAGATCGTCCATGCCTCCCCATCCATCAAGGATGACGCTCTGATGATGGTCATAGAAACCTTGGGGAATTTAATAGTTGACATAATAgtcgaatttgccacttggttaGCCCAAAGTGTCCATGATTGCCTTTCCTCTATGTGCTTCCTTAGCATGCTAAGGGAGTATGGTATGGGTGCTAGGTACCACAAGGAGGTCATCTTTGCCATAACATAGCCACGGGGAGCGGAACGTGAATACCCCAGCATCTAAAAGATCTTGAATCTTGTCTCTCAGGATGGTACAATCATCTAGTGAGTGTCCTACTTCTCCTGAATGATAATCACTTACAtggatggatcataatcaagGAAGTACTCGGGAGTAGGATGCCTCAGCTCTCTAGAGATTATTCCTTGCTTtaggaggatggggaaaataGTGACCATCGATTTAGGAAGAGGCGAATATGACCGCGTGCTTCTTGAGGACTGTGGTAGCCGAGCTCCTTGCCAAATTATGTTAGTAGGGTCTCATTCACTTACTTTGGCTACCAACTCCTCATTGTGACGAGAGTGGAATGTACGGGCAGCTTGAACAAAATTTTCTGTCAAGTGGTATATGCTATCGCGTAGTTCATCGACTTGACGCTGAAGCTGGGTGAACGAGAAGCTATCGCCTGCTTCTTCTAGCTGTTCCTCCTCAATGGCACCTACGAAAAGGTCCCCAAACATGGTAGTCACGTCATCTGGCCCTTCTTTCTTTGTAAGTACAGGCTGAGTTATGCTCTTCTGACCTATGCCCAGGTAAATAGGAAACTTCATGCTTTcatggttgaattgttttggaACGCcgatcatttcttcttcctcatgcatcatctttgCAGGGCCTGGGAAGGTTTCCTCAAGGCGAGGGTATACGAGGCTggtcttcttttttgcttttccttcatGGTACTGCTCCTGATATCCTAAACCGATGGTGTGAGGTCTCCTCAAGGCTTTGATAGGCTCGCGGATGCCTTGGTTTCCCCTGCCGAGCCCTTGACCCGAGATAAAACCGTATCCAGTCATGATTTTCCCTACCATGATCGCAGTGCTTGATATTTCGGGGACATGGGGTGGAGTCCCTTGAGTTTCGTGTATAGTAGACACAAGCTTGAACGATTGATAGCTGGATTCATTTTTGTCACCAGGTTCAACATAAGGGATGGCCATCTCATGGTAGATgcggtgatcttcttctccGCGGATCGTGATCAGTTTTCCTCCAATCACGAACTTTACATTTTGGTGGAGGCTTGAAGGTACTGCTCCAGCGACGTGGATCCATGGGCGGCCTAAGAGGAAATTGAACGCAGTGGGGATATCCAtcacttggaacaaaattttgaatatggttgGGCCTATTTGAACGTCAAGCTCGATCTCTTCCACTGTTTCCTTCTTTGTCCCATCGAATGCTCGAACGGAAGTTTTGGGTGTCTGGATTCGTGATGTCTCTATTTTAAGACGACATAGTGTTGCTAGtggacatatgttaagagcAGATCCATTGTCAATCAGTACTCGAGCGACGTGAGATGCGTTGCACTTGACTGATATGTAGAGGCCTTTGGTGTGTCCTCTACCCTCCTCGGGGATCTCTTCATCagaaaatgccatttgatcttT
This genomic stretch from Eucalyptus grandis isolate ANBG69807.140 chromosome 3, ASM1654582v1, whole genome shotgun sequence harbors:
- the LOC120291824 gene encoding LOW QUALITY PROTEIN: uncharacterized protein LOC120291824 (The sequence of the model RefSeq protein was modified relative to this genomic sequence to represent the inferred CDS: deleted 1 base in 1 codon; substituted 1 base at 1 genomic stop codon), with amino-acid sequence MEERVLRMIEAGIIVYAGHTGMVSTISQVVINWDEEFATLNAKREKEDSTPPEGVFEGKGAIVQASTAEAAIVIEIPQPYKYEGNNAVPCQYAAAKPVTDEEAKEFLAVVKASEYNVVERLRKSPAQISLLELLQTSVKHQKSLMKVLSEVHVPEMIEHDKLEEFVSTILLKDQMAFSDEEIPEEGRGHTKGLYISVKCNASHVARVLIDNGSALNICPLATLCRLKIETSRIQTPKTSVRAFDGTKKETVEEIELDVQIGPTIFKILFQVMDIPTAFNFLLGRPWIHVAGAVPSSLHQNVKFVIGGKLITIRGEEDHRIYHEMAIPYVEPGDKNESSYQSFKLVSTIHETQGTPPHVPEISSTAIMVGKIMTGYGFISGQGLGRGNQGIREPIKALRRPHTIGLGYQEQYHEGKAKKKTSLVYPRLEETFPGPAKMMHEEEEMIGVPKQFNHESMKFPIYLGIGQKSITQPVLTKKEGPDDVTTMFGDLFVGAIEEEQLEEAGDSFSFTQLQRQVDELRDSIYHLTENFVQAAREVGHSLDDCTILRDKIQDLLDAGVFTFRSPWLCYGKDDLLVSVILDGWGGMDDLKFTKLGAQGGVTGDWNNLAAGEGMGTVQTNTVSSHDSNSKDSDDDFDDSDEIQRNWERHEEARPPTTEDTVIVNLGSTEGPREIKIGANLPKEEAASLIALLKRYQDVFAWSYANMPGLDPMIVEHSLPTNPDVAPKKQRLRRTKPELSKKIEEEVMKLLKEKKGGRIRVCVDYRDLNKASPKDDFPLPHIDVLVDSTAGFKLFSFMDGFSGYNQIRMKEEDKEKTAFITPWGTFHYKVMPFGLKNAGATYQRAMVTLFHDMMHKEIEVYVDDMIAKTRHGEDHVKTVEKLFDRLRQFKLRLNPAKCVFGATFGKLLGFIVSCEGIEVDPSKTKAIFEMPPPSTVKEVLSLLGRLNYIARFISQLSETAKPFFKLLRKDAQIKWDDDCRLAFENLKQYLMKPPVLVPPTPGHPLTLYLTINSESLGAMLAQKGPHDGKERAIYYLSKKFTTSEQNYSKSEKTCATLVWVLHRLRLYTLHYLTFLVTESDPIKYLLGRPALVGKLAKXQIMISEFDIQVMSQKSVKGRVIADMLADCPKEEREDNSPDDRISTIEEDTWTMFFDGAVNLSGSGTGAVLISPNGQHYPVATKLIFPCTNNIAEYEACILGLQAAIEMEITKLKVFGDSALIILQNVGEWKTRDAKLVPYHEYLEELVGEFQDVSFEYLPRIHNQFADALATLSSMLQVIEGLEVEPLKIEVLARQAHCMTITEVPDGKPWYYDIMKYVKKQEFPKESTPSDRKYLVKMVSRFFVSSENLYKRSYDSILLRCVDANEAAQIMQQIHEGVCGPHMNGRMLAKKIMRLGYYWLPLEGDYAQHVRSCHRCQIHGDKINVPPTELHQLSKPCPFSMWGIDVIGPINPKASNGHRFILVAIDYFSKWIEAASYASVTARNVMKFIKRDIIARYGIPEAIVTDNGSNLNNKLIDQLFSEFKIQHLNSSPYRPQMNGAVEAANKNIKRILSKTAENYRDWHERLPFALTTYRTSIRTSTGATPFSLVYGMEAVLPVEVEIPSLRILSQAGLSKEEWTQQRLEQLNMIDEKRLKALCHGQCYQQRVARSFNQKVRPKHFEVNELVLRKTLPIFLEPGGKFAPNYKGPYVIKKILLGGTLILTEMDGREFSKPVNSDAVKKCYP